A section of the Kiritimatiellia bacterium genome encodes:
- a CDS encoding DUF2752 domain-containing protein codes for MALFFTITRPARRVRFGNTFAGNVFLLLFSGGALLLARLFPFDRFPAGFCLFLHWTGFPCPTCGFTRAFCDFARGNWGSGIHECPVAVVVYLAAVCVFLYNAFVVVAALFGRRVNRGAMLQVSGKAAAMFAVVFLLLLLANWIYRLGMGFK; via the coding sequence ATGGCGTTGTTTTTTACAATAACCCGGCCGGCCCGCCGCGTCAGATTCGGGAACACGTTTGCCGGCAATGTCTTTCTCCTGCTGTTCAGCGGCGGCGCCCTCCTGCTGGCGCGCCTGTTTCCGTTTGACCGTTTCCCGGCCGGGTTTTGCCTCTTCCTGCATTGGACGGGGTTCCCCTGCCCCACCTGCGGCTTTACCCGCGCCTTTTGCGATTTCGCCCGCGGCAACTGGGGCAGCGGCATTCATGAATGCCCCGTTGCCGTCGTTGTTTATCTTGCGGCCGTCTGCGTCTTTCTCTATAATGCATTTGTCGTGGTTGCGGCCTTGTTCGGCCGGCGGGTCAACCGCGGGGCAATGTTGCAAGTTTCCGGGAAAGCGGCGGCCATGTTTGCCGTTGTTTTTTTACTGCTCCTGCTGGCCAACTGGATTTACCGTTTGGGTATGGGATTCAAATAG
- a CDS encoding methyltransferase domain-containing protein, with product MLKHFFILCAARACQIFPFLRRFNPDAFSRTRIAARYLAGDGIEIGALHNPLCLPRGARAKYVDRMSLAELRRQYPEFKKKRLAAPDIIDNGETLASVANGSLDFVVASHFLEHCENPILALQNMIRVLRPNGVIYLVVPEKRATFDKDRPTTGFAHVERDYREGPAWSRRTAFEEYVRLVEKITDPEKAAERVNIYLQTSYSIHYHAWTEWEIMEMILFLKRRLNMDACLELICNRRSEVIIILRKQ from the coding sequence ATGTTGAAACATTTTTTTATTCTCTGTGCCGCCCGGGCTTGCCAGATATTTCCATTTCTGCGCCGCTTCAATCCGGACGCGTTTTCGCGCACGCGGATCGCGGCCCGTTATCTTGCCGGCGACGGCATTGAAATCGGCGCTCTGCACAATCCGCTCTGTCTTCCCCGCGGGGCGCGCGCGAAATACGTGGACCGCATGTCCCTGGCGGAACTGCGCCGGCAGTATCCGGAATTCAAAAAAAAGCGCCTGGCGGCGCCCGACATCATTGACAACGGCGAGACGCTTGCGAGCGTTGCGAATGGCTCGCTGGATTTTGTCGTTGCCAGTCATTTTCTGGAGCATTGCGAAAACCCCATCCTGGCGTTGCAGAACATGATCAGGGTCTTGCGCCCGAATGGAGTCATTTACCTGGTCGTGCCCGAAAAGCGCGCCACTTTTGACAAGGACCGGCCGACGACCGGTTTTGCGCACGTTGAACGCGATTACCGCGAGGGACCCGCCTGGTCGCGCCGGACGGCCTTTGAGGAATACGTGCGGCTGGTTGAAAAAATCACCGACCCGGAAAAAGCCGCTGAACGGGTGAACATCTATCTGCAGACCAGCTACTCCATCCACTATCATGCCTGGACGGAATGGGAAATCATGGAAATGATTCTTTTCCTGAAACGGCGGTTGAACATGGACGCATGTCTTGAGTTGATATGCAACCGGCGGTCGGAAGTCATCATAATTCTGCGCAAGCAATAA